In Streptomyces sp. NBC_00483, a single window of DNA contains:
- a CDS encoding NAD(P)-dependent oxidoreductase, producing MTDVSMLGLGAMGSALAAALLDAGRSVTVWNRTPGRAAELMTRGARGADSVREAVTASPVVIACLLKYDSVRDTLAPVADELRGRTLLNVTTTTPNESRQLATWAAEFGVTYLDGAIMAVPAMIGTREGQIFYSGSRTAYDTLLPTLDVWATSEFHGEDAGRASLVDLAMLSGMYQMFAGFIHGAAMVAPMGTSASDFAARQAPFLAAMTHGLAGFAEVVDGGDYSVPGQQSLDFSDLSHIVRASEEQGVDAAPIAGVQALISRQIDAGHGREGFARIYESLRAARPTTLPATRPTARPEEGTAA from the coding sequence TTGACCGACGTCAGCATGCTCGGCCTCGGCGCGATGGGCAGCGCGCTGGCGGCCGCGCTGCTCGACGCCGGACGCTCCGTGACCGTCTGGAACCGAACCCCCGGCCGTGCCGCAGAGTTGATGACCCGCGGAGCCCGCGGCGCGGACTCGGTCCGCGAGGCCGTGACGGCGAGCCCGGTCGTCATCGCCTGCCTGCTCAAGTACGACTCGGTCCGGGACACCCTCGCCCCGGTCGCCGACGAGCTGCGCGGTCGAACCCTGCTCAACGTCACGACCACCACACCGAACGAGTCCCGCCAACTCGCCACTTGGGCCGCCGAATTCGGTGTGACCTACCTCGACGGCGCCATCATGGCCGTACCCGCCATGATCGGAACCCGCGAGGGTCAGATCTTCTATAGCGGCTCGCGGACCGCGTACGACACCCTCCTGCCGACCCTCGACGTCTGGGCCACGAGCGAGTTCCACGGCGAGGATGCCGGCCGGGCGTCGCTGGTGGACCTGGCGATGCTGTCGGGGATGTACCAGATGTTCGCGGGCTTCATCCACGGTGCCGCGATGGTCGCCCCCATGGGGACGAGCGCGTCCGACTTCGCCGCCCGGCAGGCCCCGTTCCTGGCCGCCATGACCCACGGACTCGCCGGCTTCGCGGAGGTCGTCGACGGCGGCGACTACTCCGTCCCCGGCCAGCAGAGCCTGGACTTCTCCGACCTGTCGCACATCGTGCGGGCCAGCGAGGAGCAGGGCGTCGACGCCGCCCCGATCGCCGGGGTACAGGCGCTGATCAGCCGACAGATCGACGCGGGTCACGGCCGGGAGGGCTTCGCGCGGATCTACGAGAGCCTGCGCGCTGCCCGTCCCACGACCCTTCCCGCCACCCGCCCCACCGCCCGCCCCGAGGAAGGAACCGCAGCATGA
- a CDS encoding phosphotriesterase family protein, whose product MTPTHHQPHARTVTGPVPAADLGLVLPHEHLFNDLSGVLDKPSYSFTGFLADQPVSASAASALRHDPYCCPDNLAAKPMTDVLPEIAAFRAVGGGTVVDATSSAAIGRAPERLREASLRSGVNVVMGCGAYLEKFEGPRISAADIEAQAGAIDDELAHGTPDHHIRPGLIGEIGVSPDFTPAEHLSVRAAALAQLNHPDVPLMIHLPGWQRRAHEVLDIVLDEMGVAPGRVVLAHMDPSSGDTAYQDSIAARGAWLEFDMIGMDITFPHEGAAPRAELTADAVARLASRGHAGQLLLSHDLFLKQMWTRHGGNGLTFVPTVFAEMLTARGLGHDLVAGLTHDNPARMLTGC is encoded by the coding sequence ATGACACCGACACACCACCAGCCGCACGCCCGGACGGTCACCGGCCCCGTCCCCGCTGCCGACCTCGGCCTCGTCCTGCCGCACGAGCACCTGTTCAACGACCTCTCCGGCGTACTCGACAAGCCCAGCTACTCGTTCACCGGGTTCCTGGCCGACCAGCCGGTGAGCGCCTCCGCGGCGTCGGCCCTGCGGCACGATCCGTACTGCTGCCCGGACAACCTCGCCGCCAAGCCGATGACCGACGTCCTACCCGAGATCGCGGCATTTCGGGCCGTCGGAGGCGGCACCGTCGTCGACGCGACGTCCAGCGCCGCGATCGGCCGTGCGCCCGAGCGGCTGCGCGAGGCGTCCCTGCGGAGCGGCGTCAACGTCGTCATGGGCTGCGGCGCCTACCTCGAGAAGTTCGAGGGCCCCCGCATCTCCGCGGCCGACATCGAGGCCCAGGCAGGGGCCATCGACGACGAACTCGCCCACGGCACCCCGGACCACCACATCCGTCCCGGCCTGATCGGCGAGATCGGCGTCTCCCCCGACTTCACCCCCGCGGAACATCTCTCCGTCCGCGCCGCCGCGCTCGCTCAACTCAACCACCCGGACGTCCCGTTGATGATCCACCTCCCGGGATGGCAACGACGGGCACACGAAGTCCTCGACATCGTGCTCGACGAGATGGGCGTGGCACCCGGGCGGGTCGTCCTGGCCCACATGGACCCGTCCAGCGGCGACACCGCCTACCAGGACTCCATCGCGGCACGCGGTGCCTGGCTGGAGTTCGACATGATCGGGATGGACATCACCTTCCCCCACGAGGGCGCCGCCCCGCGGGCGGAGCTCACCGCCGACGCGGTCGCGCGGCTCGCCTCCCGCGGCCATGCCGGCCAACTCCTGCTCAGCCACGACCTGTTCCTCAAGCAGATGTGGACCCGGCACGGCGGCAACGGCCTCACCTTCGTGCCCACGGTCTTCGCCGAAATGCTCACCGCCCGGGGCCTCGGCCACGACCTGGTCGCCGGCCTCACCCACGACAACCCGGCCCGGATGCTCACCGGTTGCTGA
- a CDS encoding alpha/beta fold hydrolase, with protein MPELRRISVNGVELNVALAGSGPAVLLLHGFPHTWELWTDAMADLSDRYRVIAPDLRGFGASSRAESGYDAGTLAEDAAALLGALGVSSAAVVGIDAGAPPAFLLAMRRPGLVRRLVVMESLLGRLPGAEEFLAGGPPWWFGFHSAAPGLAETVLEGHEAEYVDWFLHAGTGGDGVRPAVRDAFVRAYTGRQALTCAFSYYRAMPESAAQIEDAVAAARLTVPTMALGAQPVGSALEHQLRPVTDDLTGHLIEDCGHIIPLHRPDALLALLRPFLAGEDSAGSA; from the coding sequence GTGCCCGAGCTCCGACGCATCTCCGTCAACGGTGTCGAACTCAACGTCGCCCTCGCCGGTTCGGGACCTGCCGTCCTGCTGCTGCACGGCTTCCCGCACACCTGGGAGCTGTGGACTGACGCCATGGCCGACCTGTCCGACCGTTACCGCGTCATCGCCCCGGACCTGCGCGGGTTCGGCGCGAGCAGCAGGGCCGAGTCCGGGTACGACGCAGGCACCCTGGCCGAGGACGCCGCCGCGCTTCTCGGTGCGCTCGGTGTGTCCTCGGCCGCGGTGGTGGGCATCGACGCCGGCGCCCCGCCGGCGTTCCTCCTCGCCATGCGCCGCCCCGGTCTCGTCCGCCGCCTGGTCGTCATGGAGTCACTGCTGGGCCGGCTGCCCGGCGCCGAGGAGTTCCTCGCCGGCGGTCCGCCGTGGTGGTTCGGCTTCCACTCCGCCGCGCCCGGACTGGCCGAGACCGTGCTGGAGGGCCACGAAGCCGAGTACGTCGACTGGTTCCTCCACGCCGGCACGGGTGGCGACGGCGTGCGCCCCGCCGTCCGGGACGCCTTCGTCCGCGCATACACCGGCCGTCAGGCGTTGACCTGCGCGTTCTCGTACTACCGGGCCATGCCCGAGAGCGCGGCGCAGATCGAGGACGCGGTCGCCGCGGCCCGCCTGACGGTGCCGACGATGGCGCTGGGCGCGCAGCCCGTCGGCTCGGCCCTGGAACACCAACTCCGCCCGGTCACCGACGATCTCACCGGGCACCTCATCGAGGACTGCGGCCACATCATCCCGCTGCACCGGCCAGACGCCCTGCTGGCTCTGCTGCGTCCGTTCCTGGCCGGTGAGGATTCGGCTGGAAGCGCCTGA
- a CDS encoding DMT family transporter produces MTSVSPPDPSLVRTGPSTGAGRTGRNTATALLVVATILAGMLSPLQSTVNGALGDTIDDGNAAAVISFGSGLLLMAIIVFARPTTRRQALGLPRQIRTGNLPWWNCLAGLCGGAVVLSEGVSVGALGVAVFQIALVSGMIVSGVICDRVGVTSEVKQPLSPTRLLGAVLAIAATVLAILPSFHVPGTIAFALLPFAAGLLAGWQPAGNSAVARSTGSVLVSIGFNFLVGFTVLLVGLLVRMAAGSVEFALPSTWWMYTGGILGLLSIAFMALLVRGLGLLLLGLSSVAGQLLGSLVLDTINPSLGHTVHVVTVVGTVLGIVAAGIAMIPSRTQEAADRP; encoded by the coding sequence ATGACATCCGTTTCGCCCCCTGATCCGTCGCTCGTGCGGACCGGTCCGTCGACAGGCGCCGGACGCACCGGCCGGAACACCGCCACGGCGCTCCTGGTCGTGGCCACCATCCTGGCCGGGATGCTCAGCCCTCTGCAGTCCACCGTGAACGGCGCCCTCGGAGACACCATCGACGACGGCAACGCCGCGGCGGTCATCTCCTTCGGCAGCGGCCTGCTGCTCATGGCGATCATCGTGTTCGCCCGACCCACCACCCGCCGGCAGGCGCTGGGGCTGCCCCGCCAGATCCGTACCGGCAATCTCCCCTGGTGGAACTGTCTGGCGGGCCTGTGCGGCGGCGCCGTCGTGCTCTCCGAAGGTGTGTCGGTCGGCGCGCTCGGAGTCGCGGTCTTCCAGATCGCACTGGTCTCCGGAATGATCGTCTCCGGAGTGATCTGCGACCGCGTCGGTGTCACCTCGGAGGTGAAGCAGCCGCTGTCCCCGACGCGACTGCTGGGCGCCGTCCTGGCCATCGCCGCCACGGTCCTGGCGATCCTGCCCTCCTTCCACGTGCCGGGCACGATCGCGTTCGCCCTCCTGCCCTTCGCCGCAGGTCTACTGGCGGGCTGGCAGCCCGCGGGCAACTCCGCCGTCGCCCGCTCGACGGGTTCCGTGCTCGTCTCGATCGGCTTCAACTTCCTCGTCGGCTTCACCGTCCTGCTGGTGGGACTGCTGGTCCGGATGGCCGCCGGATCGGTGGAGTTCGCCCTGCCCTCCACGTGGTGGATGTACACCGGCGGAATCCTCGGTCTGCTCTCCATCGCGTTCATGGCCCTGCTCGTCCGCGGCCTCGGTCTGCTTCTCCTCGGACTCTCGTCCGTCGCCGGCCAGTTGCTCGGGTCGCTCGTCCTCGACACCATCAACCCGTCCCTCGGCCACACCGTGCATGTGGTGACCGTGGTCGGCACGGTGCTGGGCATCGTCGCCGCGGGCATCGCGATGATCCCCTCCCGTACGCAGGAAGCCGCGGACCGGCCATGA
- a CDS encoding NADP-dependent oxidoreductase, which produces MKAAQFSRFGGPEVLEIVELPDPHPGAGEIRIAVRAAGVNASDWKKRQGLMDQELPQTMGYEAAGVVDEIGDGVEEVAVGDRVFGFGGDGAAQAERAVLSAWAAIPASLDFAGAAALPSSVETAARALDQLGVRSGGTLLISGASGTVGSAALQLAVARGAQVIGTGSPATHDRLRELGAEPVAYGDGMTDRVLALAPNGVDLALDVAGSGILPELIDLAGGADHVITVADFEGAQRHGVRFSRGDTGRAVYALGQVAELIAAGRFTLPVGRTFPLADVAEAHRVGESGQVRGKLVLLV; this is translated from the coding sequence ATGAAGGCAGCGCAGTTCAGTCGGTTCGGTGGTCCCGAGGTGCTGGAGATCGTCGAGCTCCCCGATCCGCATCCGGGAGCCGGGGAGATCCGGATCGCGGTGCGCGCCGCCGGTGTGAACGCCAGCGACTGGAAGAAGCGACAGGGGCTGATGGACCAGGAGTTGCCCCAGACGATGGGCTACGAAGCCGCGGGGGTCGTCGACGAAATCGGGGACGGGGTCGAGGAAGTCGCCGTCGGGGACCGGGTGTTCGGGTTCGGCGGTGACGGCGCCGCGCAGGCGGAGCGGGCCGTGTTGTCCGCATGGGCGGCCATCCCCGCGTCGCTGGACTTCGCCGGCGCCGCGGCCCTGCCCTCCTCGGTCGAGACGGCGGCGAGAGCCCTCGACCAGCTCGGCGTCCGCAGCGGCGGCACGCTCCTCATCAGCGGGGCGTCGGGCACCGTCGGCAGCGCCGCCCTCCAACTCGCCGTCGCCCGCGGTGCGCAGGTGATCGGCACCGGCAGCCCGGCCACCCATGACCGCCTCCGTGAACTCGGCGCGGAACCCGTCGCGTACGGCGACGGCATGACCGACCGGGTCCTGGCCCTCGCGCCGAACGGGGTCGACCTGGCGCTGGACGTCGCCGGCAGCGGGATCCTGCCCGAGCTGATCGACCTCGCCGGCGGTGCGGACCATGTCATCACCGTCGCCGACTTCGAGGGGGCGCAGCGGCACGGTGTGCGCTTCAGCCGCGGAGACACCGGCCGCGCCGTCTACGCGCTGGGTCAGGTGGCCGAGCTGATCGCCGCGGGCCGGTTCACGCTCCCCGTCGGCCGGACCTTCCCGTTGGCCGACGTCGCCGAGGCGCACCGGGTCGGGGAATCCGGCCAGGTACGCGGAAAGCTTGTCCTCCTGGTCTGA
- a CDS encoding GDP-mannose 4,6-dehydratase, whose translation MTTNAHAAAADFDWTGRTVLVTGAEGFIGSTLVDLLVARGAKVRAFVHYKPYGEKGNLAPYLGAAHGPVEMIAGDVRDAGRVMDAVEGCDTVFHLAALIGIPYSYDVPGAYVQTNVVGTENVAEACRRHQVRRLIHTSTSEVYGTALTAPISEAHPLQPQSPYSASKIGADMMALSHWHAFELPVTVVRPFNTYGPRQSARAVIPTILAQLHAGRRQIKLGSLTPTRDFTYVTDTARGFLAMAACDAALGHSVNLGTGQEIAIGDLAKALINASGRDAEVVVDRSRLRPSGSEVHRLLSDNARARDWAGWEAEVPLDEGLRRTSDWVAENLHLFAADRYQV comes from the coding sequence ATGACCACCAACGCCCACGCCGCTGCCGCCGATTTCGACTGGACCGGCCGCACCGTGCTCGTCACGGGAGCCGAAGGCTTCATCGGCTCCACCCTCGTCGACCTCCTCGTCGCCCGCGGGGCGAAGGTCCGCGCCTTCGTCCACTACAAGCCGTACGGCGAAAAGGGCAACCTCGCCCCCTACCTCGGCGCCGCCCACGGCCCCGTCGAGATGATCGCCGGTGACGTCCGGGACGCGGGCCGGGTCATGGACGCCGTCGAGGGCTGCGACACCGTCTTCCACCTCGCCGCGCTCATCGGCATCCCCTACAGCTACGACGTGCCCGGCGCGTACGTGCAGACGAACGTCGTCGGCACCGAGAACGTGGCCGAGGCCTGCCGCAGGCACCAGGTGCGCCGCCTGATCCACACCTCCACGAGCGAGGTCTACGGCACCGCGCTCACCGCTCCGATCAGCGAGGCGCACCCGCTCCAGCCGCAGTCCCCGTACTCCGCCTCGAAGATCGGCGCGGACATGATGGCCCTGTCGCACTGGCACGCCTTCGAGCTGCCGGTGACGGTGGTGCGCCCGTTCAACACGTACGGCCCCCGGCAGTCGGCGCGCGCCGTCATCCCCACCATCCTCGCCCAACTGCACGCCGGCCGACGCCAGATCAAGCTCGGCTCCCTCACCCCCACGCGCGACTTCACCTACGTCACCGACACCGCCCGCGGCTTCCTGGCCATGGCCGCCTGCGACGCGGCCCTGGGCCACAGCGTCAACCTCGGCACCGGCCAGGAGATCGCCATCGGGGACCTCGCCAAGGCGCTGATCAACGCCTCTGGCCGGGACGCCGAGGTCGTCGTCGACCGGAGCCGGCTGCGCCCGTCGGGCAGCGAGGTGCACCGGCTGCTGTCCGACAACGCCCGAGCCCGGGATTGGGCGGGGTGGGAGGCTGAGGTCCCGCTGGACGAGGGTCTGCGCCGCACCTCCGACTGGGTCGCGGAGAACCTGCACCTGTTCGCTGCCGACCGCTACCAGGTCTGA
- a CDS encoding winged helix-turn-helix transcriptional regulator has product MAKAPRNGPYICGIDAALDVVSGKWKGLVLWELHAHGVRRFAELRRALTGVSEKMLTQHLRQMEEDGLVLRTVYAEVPPKVEYSLTESGAALNEALLPLGEWGRDRIRHRGLSVVPAPDTSTSAAS; this is encoded by the coding sequence ATGGCGAAGGCGCCCCGCAACGGCCCTTACATCTGCGGTATCGACGCCGCACTCGACGTCGTCAGCGGAAAGTGGAAGGGCCTCGTCCTCTGGGAGCTGCACGCGCACGGCGTCCGGCGCTTCGCCGAACTGCGCCGCGCGCTGACGGGCGTGAGCGAGAAGATGCTGACCCAGCATCTGCGCCAGATGGAGGAGGACGGCCTCGTGCTCCGTACGGTCTACGCGGAGGTGCCGCCGAAGGTGGAGTACTCGCTGACCGAGTCGGGCGCGGCACTCAACGAGGCGCTGCTGCCGCTCGGAGAGTGGGGCCGTGACCGGATCCGCCACCGTGGCCTCAGCGTCGTCCCGGCCCCCGACACTTCAACGTCGGCCGCCTCCTGA
- a CDS encoding alpha/beta fold hydrolase translates to MTTTHTLDVAGARLHYEVRGSGPLLLVMGSPMDAEAFGPLADALASDHTVVTHDPRGISGSPLDDPEQDSTPELRADDVAALLDALGADSADVFGSSGGAVTGLALVARHPGRVRTLVAHEPPLLELLPDAAEQLAEADDIVETFHREGVGAAWMKFMANAGFDVGDGEDVAPTPPGEPTDQDLANSAHFFGHELRDTIRHVPDIVALTAPPTRVVVGIGVGSAGLITARTSRALAERLETAPVEFPGDHGGFIEQPKEFAERLREVLKS, encoded by the coding sequence GTGACCACCACCCACACCCTCGACGTCGCCGGTGCACGCCTGCACTACGAAGTCCGCGGCTCAGGACCGCTGTTGCTCGTCATGGGATCGCCGATGGACGCGGAGGCGTTCGGGCCGCTGGCCGACGCGCTCGCGAGCGACCACACGGTCGTCACCCACGACCCGCGGGGCATCTCCGGCAGCCCCCTCGACGACCCCGAGCAGGACTCCACCCCTGAACTGCGGGCGGACGACGTCGCCGCGCTCCTGGACGCCCTCGGCGCGGACTCCGCCGACGTGTTCGGCAGCAGTGGCGGGGCGGTCACCGGGCTCGCCCTCGTCGCACGGCATCCCGGGCGGGTGCGCACGCTCGTCGCGCACGAGCCCCCGCTGCTGGAGCTGCTCCCCGACGCCGCGGAGCAGCTCGCGGAGGCGGACGACATCGTCGAGACCTTCCACCGGGAGGGGGTGGGCGCGGCGTGGATGAAGTTCATGGCCAACGCCGGGTTCGACGTCGGCGACGGCGAGGACGTCGCCCCCACGCCGCCTGGGGAGCCCACGGACCAGGACCTCGCCAACAGCGCCCACTTCTTCGGCCACGAACTGCGGGACACCATCCGCCACGTACCCGACATCGTGGCACTGACGGCCCCTCCGACCCGCGTCGTGGTCGGTATCGGCGTCGGCTCGGCGGGCCTGATCACGGCCCGTACCTCCAGGGCACTGGCCGAACGCCTCGAAACCGCTCCGGTCGAATTCCCCGGCGACCACGGCGGCTTCATCGAACAGCCCAAGGAGTTCGCCGAGCGGCTGCGGGAGGTGCTGAAGAGCTAG
- a CDS encoding UDP-N-acetylglucosamine--N-acetylmuramyl-(pentapeptide) pyrophosphoryl-undecaprenol N-acetylglucosamine transferase, which yields MRTQRTSHGRLSVVIGAGGTGGHIYPGLALADTLRRAVPDAEISFVGTERGLETRLIPEAGYRLHTVDMIPFDPSLGARRFLLPAALVKSGAQAKSVLRAQRAQVAVGMGGYPSAPVIVGARMAGLPSVIHESNAVPGRANRFAALLTDQITLAFEESRAHLAGSRHADVVGMPIASELAALDRPRLRDDARRALGVPAQGRLLLVNGGSLGAARLTAAAADLARRWQDRTGVHLLIKTGPAALEDIRRRLVETGADRVATAVPYLDRMDLAYAAADLAVCRAGSATVAELATTRTPAVLVPYPYAPGDHQTHNARVLTDVGAGLLLPDADTDAASLAALVEPLLAEPSRLAAMSAAAHPGRHGRAADLLAAHVLRLAGRPSTHPTLPTPHTEIAI from the coding sequence ATGAGGACACAGCGAACATCCCATGGCCGGCTGTCGGTGGTGATCGGCGCGGGCGGCACGGGTGGACACATCTATCCGGGGCTCGCGCTGGCGGACACGCTGCGGCGCGCCGTGCCCGACGCCGAGATCTCCTTCGTCGGCACCGAGCGCGGCCTGGAGACCCGGCTCATCCCGGAGGCCGGGTACCGCCTGCACACCGTCGACATGATCCCCTTCGACCCGTCGCTGGGTGCCCGGCGGTTCCTGCTGCCCGCCGCGCTGGTCAAGTCCGGCGCCCAGGCCAAGTCGGTGCTGCGTGCGCAGCGGGCACAGGTCGCCGTCGGCATGGGCGGGTACCCGAGCGCCCCGGTGATCGTCGGAGCGCGGATGGCCGGGCTGCCCAGCGTCATCCACGAATCCAACGCGGTGCCCGGGCGGGCCAACCGGTTCGCCGCGCTGCTCACCGACCAGATCACGCTGGCCTTCGAGGAGAGCCGGGCACATCTCGCCGGCAGCCGGCACGCCGACGTCGTGGGCATGCCGATCGCCTCGGAACTCGCCGCGCTGGACCGGCCCCGGCTGCGCGACGACGCCCGGCGGGCCCTGGGGGTCCCTGCCCAGGGACGGCTCCTGCTGGTCAACGGCGGCAGCCTCGGCGCCGCCCGGCTCACCGCGGCCGCCGCCGACCTCGCCCGGCGCTGGCAGGACCGCACCGGCGTCCACCTGCTGATCAAGACCGGCCCCGCCGCTCTGGAGGACATCCGCCGGCGACTCGTCGAGACCGGCGCCGACCGCGTGGCGACCGCCGTGCCCTACCTCGACCGCATGGACCTGGCGTACGCGGCCGCCGACCTGGCCGTGTGCCGCGCCGGGTCCGCGACCGTCGCCGAACTCGCGACCACCCGCACCCCCGCCGTCCTGGTGCCCTACCCCTACGCGCCGGGCGACCACCAGACGCACAACGCGCGGGTCCTCACCGACGTCGGCGCGGGACTCCTGCTGCCCGACGCGGACACGGACGCCGCCAGCCTGGCCGCTCTCGTCGAGCCACTGCTGGCCGAACCGTCCCGGCTTGCCGCCATGTCGGCCGCCGCGCACCCCGGCCGACACGGGCGGGCGGCCGACCTGCTGGCCGCGCACGTCCTGCGCCTCGCCGGTCGCCCCAGCACCCACCCCACCCTTCCCACACCTCACACGGAGATCGCCATATGA
- a CDS encoding PPOX class F420-dependent oxidoreductase: MTSLDPATLAALQRARYVSLTTYRKDGTPRATAVWHAMDGDRLYVRSAADAWKVKRLRRDSRAEVAVCDVRGRVAPDAVRATGTGRVLDEAETKKAGALLRQKYVMARIGDWYSAISGRHRRHPVIGLEITF; the protein is encoded by the coding sequence GTGACCTCACTCGACCCCGCCACACTCGCCGCGCTCCAGCGCGCCCGCTACGTCAGCCTCACCACGTACCGCAAGGACGGCACACCGAGAGCCACCGCGGTCTGGCACGCCATGGACGGTGACCGGCTCTACGTGCGCAGCGCGGCCGACGCCTGGAAGGTCAAGCGGCTGCGCCGCGACTCCCGGGCCGAGGTCGCCGTCTGCGACGTCCGCGGCCGCGTCGCCCCGGACGCCGTACGGGCCACGGGCACCGGTCGGGTGCTGGACGAGGCGGAGACGAAGAAGGCGGGTGCTCTGCTGCGCCAGAAGTACGTGATGGCGCGCATCGGCGACTGGTACTCCGCGATCTCGGGACGCCACCGTAGGCATCCCGTCATCGGGCTCGAGATCACCTTCTAG
- a CDS encoding NAD(P)-dependent oxidoreductase gives MNTTPVTLIGLGPMGRAMVRALLAAGHPVTVWNRTAARADGLVSDGATLAASPADAVAASELVILSLTDYQAMYDILGGATAELAGRTIVNLSSDTPDRAREAAAWAASHGAKFLTGGVMVPAEMVGTEAAYVYYSGPPEVLEAHRPALARIGAPRHLGEDAGLAQLMYLAHLDVFLTSLSALLHGTALLGSAGMSAAEAVPELMSTLTGIPAMIEAGGDIGAQIDAGEHPGHLSTVTMMGATADHIAATSATAGVDLALPRAVQAHYRRAIADGHGKDNWTRIVDGIRDPRGKV, from the coding sequence ATGAATACCACCCCCGTCACCCTGATCGGTCTCGGCCCGATGGGCCGGGCCATGGTCCGGGCGCTGCTCGCGGCCGGCCACCCCGTCACCGTCTGGAACCGCACTGCCGCCCGCGCCGACGGCCTCGTGTCCGACGGCGCCACCCTGGCCGCCTCGCCCGCCGACGCGGTCGCCGCGAGTGAACTGGTCATCCTCAGCCTCACCGACTACCAGGCGATGTACGACATCCTCGGCGGCGCGACCGCGGAGCTGGCCGGCCGCACGATCGTCAACCTGAGCTCGGACACCCCCGACCGTGCCCGCGAGGCCGCGGCCTGGGCGGCGTCGCACGGGGCGAAGTTCCTGACCGGCGGCGTGATGGTGCCCGCGGAGATGGTGGGGACCGAGGCGGCGTACGTGTACTACAGCGGACCGCCCGAGGTCCTCGAGGCGCACCGCCCGGCGCTGGCCCGCATCGGGGCGCCGCGCCATCTCGGCGAGGACGCGGGCCTGGCGCAGCTGATGTACCTGGCACACCTCGACGTATTCCTGACGAGTCTGTCGGCGCTGCTGCACGGCACCGCGCTGCTGGGCTCGGCCGGGATGTCCGCGGCGGAGGCGGTCCCGGAGCTGATGTCGACGCTGACCGGCATCCCGGCCATGATCGAGGCCGGTGGGGACATCGGCGCACAGATCGACGCCGGTGAGCATCCGGGACACCTGAGCACGGTGACCATGATGGGCGCGACCGCGGACCACATCGCCGCCACCAGCGCCACCGCCGGGGTCGACCTCGCCCTTCCCCGCGCTGTCCAGGCGCACTACCGCCGCGCGATCGCCGACGGCCACGGGAAGGACAACTGGACCCGCATCGTCGACGGGATCCGGGACCCGCGAGGGAAGGTGTAG
- a CDS encoding winged helix-turn-helix transcriptional regulator, with the protein MTTSRSGGREQRRGERGERGDLLDPLCPTRRLLDRIGTKWTSMVVKVLAERAPGEIRFAELRRLAPGISQKMLSVTLQNLARDGLVARRVEPTVPPAVHYRLTELGLSLEGPLSALRVWAETHMPEIDRNNQLADESSPD; encoded by the coding sequence GTGACCACGTCGAGATCCGGCGGACGTGAGCAGCGACGCGGTGAGCGTGGTGAGCGCGGTGACCTGCTGGATCCGCTCTGCCCGACCCGCCGGTTGCTCGACCGCATCGGCACCAAGTGGACGTCGATGGTGGTCAAGGTGCTGGCCGAGCGGGCTCCGGGCGAGATCCGCTTCGCTGAACTGCGGCGCCTCGCCCCCGGCATCTCGCAGAAGATGCTCTCCGTCACCCTGCAGAACCTGGCCCGCGACGGCCTGGTCGCGCGTCGCGTGGAACCCACCGTCCCGCCCGCAGTCCACTACCGGCTCACCGAGCTCGGCCTGTCCCTCGAAGGGCCGCTCTCCGCGCTGCGGGTCTGGGCCGAGACACACATGCCGGAGATCGACCGCAACAACCAGCTCGCCGACGAGTCGTCGCCCGACTAG